The following coding sequences lie in one Cotesia glomerata isolate CgM1 linkage group LG5, MPM_Cglom_v2.3, whole genome shotgun sequence genomic window:
- the LOC123264822 gene encoding mediator of RNA polymerase II transcription subunit 15-like isoform X4, whose product MLNPSYAGQNNTGNYQQNAAQKTPGNSTNQQFKGAATPQQQQQQQQIRQQQQQQQQPQQQQPNVQSGQNQANQQQVSQPQRLKPILKQTPQPAPAAPVAPVQIPALAEPEAENNEINDEPMPQQTADQPKWKRIKVPGVKVNRKLKRLRMNQRLRKTLMPKNAIMVLNEMKAGVKFHLVENNTVSTSMFLVHAELEGKTYVGQGLSKPLARQNAAENALKSLLLEKMNAAAKKIKFDDVTDGKESVASSQENQNDEQPADDSSVSSVTPMEVSGNEESDDIPWSSLASFALYKLFVEWQNQGSVVPIPRPGLQQPVKAKSEPKPSLEKKLPANAETIHPVMLLNQMRPGTVYTEINRRGNPPNTYFTLAVDIDGTSYSGEAKNKKDAKKAAAKAALKGLFGLEYPTEVEESNQTLIQDTPQ is encoded by the exons GGTAACTATCAACAAAATGCCGCTCAAAAGACACCTGGAAATTCGACCAATCAGCAATTCAAGGGTGCTGCAACTCCAcagcaacaacagcagcagcaacaaaTACGacagcagcaacagcaacagcaacaaccACAACAACAGCAGCCGAATGTTCAATCGGGACAAAATCAAGCAAACCAACAGCAAGTTAGTCAGCCTCAACGCTTGAAGCCGATTCTTAAACAAACTCCTCAACCTGCACCAGCTGCTCCAGTTGCTCCAGTTCAAATACCTGCACTGGCTGAACCAGAAGctgaaaataatgaaattaatgatGAACCCATGCCTCAACAAACTGCCGATCAACCTAAATGGAAACGCATTAAAGTTCCTGGTG tTAAGGTCAACAGAAAATTGAAGCGCTTACGTATGAATCAGCGTCTGAGGAAGACTTTGATGCCCAAGAATGCGATTATGGTATTGAATGAAATGAAGGCTGGTGTTAAATTTCATCTTGTAGAAAATAATACCGTATCAACTTCAATGTTCCTTGTTCATGCTGAG TTGGAAGGTAAAACTTACGTCGGACAGGGTCTCTCAAAACCATTAGCACGTCAGAATGCTGCCGAGAATGCTTTGAAAAGCTTGCttcttgaaaaaatgaatgctgcagctaaaaaaattaaatttgatgatGTTACCGATGGAAAAGAATCTGTTGCTAGTAGCCAAGAGAATCAAAATGATGAGCAACCTGCCGATGATTCTTCCGTAAGTAGTGTAACACCAATGGAAGTATCCGGAAACGAAGAATCTGATGATATTCCATGGAGTTCATTAGCCAGCTTTGCTTTGTACAAATTATTTGTTGAATGGCAAAATCAAGGTTCTGTTGTACCTATACCACGACCTGGATTACAACAACCAGTTAAAGCCAAGTCTGAGCCGAAACCTTCACTGGAAAAAAAGCTTCCAGCAAACGCAGAAACAATTCATCCGGTGATGTTACTTAATCAAATGAGACCAGGTACAGTTTATACCGAAATAAACCGACGTGGAAACCCTCCTAATACGTACTTCACTTTAGCCGTTGACATTGACGGGACATCTTACAGTGGTGAag ctaaaaataaaaaagacgCTAAGAAAGCCGCAGCAAAAGCTGCTCTTAAAGGACTTTTTGGTTTGGAATATCCTACCGAAGTTGAAGAATCTAACCAGACGCTAATTCAAGACACTCCTCAATAA
- the LOC123264822 gene encoding mediator of RNA polymerase II transcription subunit 15-like isoform X3, translating to MLNPSYAGQNNTYIQQGNYQQNAAQKTPGNSTNQQFKGAATPQQQQQQQQIRQQQQQQQQPQQQQPNVQSGQNQANQQQVSQPQRLKPILKQTPQPAPAAPVAPVQIPALAEPEAENNEINDEPMPQQTADQPKWKRIKVPGVKVNRKLKRLRMNQRLRKTLMPKNAIMVLNEMKAGVKFHLVENNTVSTSMFLVHAELEGKTYVGQGLSKPLARQNAAENALKSLLLEKMNAAAKKIKFDDVTDGKESVASSQENQNDEQPADDSSVSSVTPMEVSGNEESDDIPWSSLASFALYKLFVEWQNQGSVVPIPRPGLQQPVKAKSEPKPSLEKKLPANAETIHPVMLLNQMRPGTVYTEINRRGNPPNTYFTLAVDIDGTSYSGEAKNKKDAKKAAAKAALKGLFGLEYPTEVEESNQTLIQDTPQ from the exons TACATTCAACAGGGTAACTATCAACAAAATGCCGCTCAAAAGACACCTGGAAATTCGACCAATCAGCAATTCAAGGGTGCTGCAACTCCAcagcaacaacagcagcagcaacaaaTACGacagcagcaacagcaacagcaacaaccACAACAACAGCAGCCGAATGTTCAATCGGGACAAAATCAAGCAAACCAACAGCAAGTTAGTCAGCCTCAACGCTTGAAGCCGATTCTTAAACAAACTCCTCAACCTGCACCAGCTGCTCCAGTTGCTCCAGTTCAAATACCTGCACTGGCTGAACCAGAAGctgaaaataatgaaattaatgatGAACCCATGCCTCAACAAACTGCCGATCAACCTAAATGGAAACGCATTAAAGTTCCTGGTG tTAAGGTCAACAGAAAATTGAAGCGCTTACGTATGAATCAGCGTCTGAGGAAGACTTTGATGCCCAAGAATGCGATTATGGTATTGAATGAAATGAAGGCTGGTGTTAAATTTCATCTTGTAGAAAATAATACCGTATCAACTTCAATGTTCCTTGTTCATGCTGAG TTGGAAGGTAAAACTTACGTCGGACAGGGTCTCTCAAAACCATTAGCACGTCAGAATGCTGCCGAGAATGCTTTGAAAAGCTTGCttcttgaaaaaatgaatgctgcagctaaaaaaattaaatttgatgatGTTACCGATGGAAAAGAATCTGTTGCTAGTAGCCAAGAGAATCAAAATGATGAGCAACCTGCCGATGATTCTTCCGTAAGTAGTGTAACACCAATGGAAGTATCCGGAAACGAAGAATCTGATGATATTCCATGGAGTTCATTAGCCAGCTTTGCTTTGTACAAATTATTTGTTGAATGGCAAAATCAAGGTTCTGTTGTACCTATACCACGACCTGGATTACAACAACCAGTTAAAGCCAAGTCTGAGCCGAAACCTTCACTGGAAAAAAAGCTTCCAGCAAACGCAGAAACAATTCATCCGGTGATGTTACTTAATCAAATGAGACCAGGTACAGTTTATACCGAAATAAACCGACGTGGAAACCCTCCTAATACGTACTTCACTTTAGCCGTTGACATTGACGGGACATCTTACAGTGGTGAag ctaaaaataaaaaagacgCTAAGAAAGCCGCAGCAAAAGCTGCTCTTAAAGGACTTTTTGGTTTGGAATATCCTACCGAAGTTGAAGAATCTAACCAGACGCTAATTCAAGACACTCCTCAATAA
- the LOC123264822 gene encoding mediator of RNA polymerase II transcription subunit 15-like isoform X2 yields the protein MFTRSRGPGNQTPNQSKQNYGAGRGTMLNPSYAGQNNTGNYQQNAAQKTPGNSTNQQFKGAATPQQQQQQQQIRQQQQQQQQPQQQQPNVQSGQNQANQQQVSQPQRLKPILKQTPQPAPAAPVAPVQIPALAEPEAENNEINDEPMPQQTADQPKWKRIKVPGVKVNRKLKRLRMNQRLRKTLMPKNAIMVLNEMKAGVKFHLVENNTVSTSMFLVHAELEGKTYVGQGLSKPLARQNAAENALKSLLLEKMNAAAKKIKFDDVTDGKESVASSQENQNDEQPADDSSVSSVTPMEVSGNEESDDIPWSSLASFALYKLFVEWQNQGSVVPIPRPGLQQPVKAKSEPKPSLEKKLPANAETIHPVMLLNQMRPGTVYTEINRRGNPPNTYFTLAVDIDGTSYSGEAKNKKDAKKAAAKAALKGLFGLEYPTEVEESNQTLIQDTPQ from the exons GGTAACTATCAACAAAATGCCGCTCAAAAGACACCTGGAAATTCGACCAATCAGCAATTCAAGGGTGCTGCAACTCCAcagcaacaacagcagcagcaacaaaTACGacagcagcaacagcaacagcaacaaccACAACAACAGCAGCCGAATGTTCAATCGGGACAAAATCAAGCAAACCAACAGCAAGTTAGTCAGCCTCAACGCTTGAAGCCGATTCTTAAACAAACTCCTCAACCTGCACCAGCTGCTCCAGTTGCTCCAGTTCAAATACCTGCACTGGCTGAACCAGAAGctgaaaataatgaaattaatgatGAACCCATGCCTCAACAAACTGCCGATCAACCTAAATGGAAACGCATTAAAGTTCCTGGTG tTAAGGTCAACAGAAAATTGAAGCGCTTACGTATGAATCAGCGTCTGAGGAAGACTTTGATGCCCAAGAATGCGATTATGGTATTGAATGAAATGAAGGCTGGTGTTAAATTTCATCTTGTAGAAAATAATACCGTATCAACTTCAATGTTCCTTGTTCATGCTGAG TTGGAAGGTAAAACTTACGTCGGACAGGGTCTCTCAAAACCATTAGCACGTCAGAATGCTGCCGAGAATGCTTTGAAAAGCTTGCttcttgaaaaaatgaatgctgcagctaaaaaaattaaatttgatgatGTTACCGATGGAAAAGAATCTGTTGCTAGTAGCCAAGAGAATCAAAATGATGAGCAACCTGCCGATGATTCTTCCGTAAGTAGTGTAACACCAATGGAAGTATCCGGAAACGAAGAATCTGATGATATTCCATGGAGTTCATTAGCCAGCTTTGCTTTGTACAAATTATTTGTTGAATGGCAAAATCAAGGTTCTGTTGTACCTATACCACGACCTGGATTACAACAACCAGTTAAAGCCAAGTCTGAGCCGAAACCTTCACTGGAAAAAAAGCTTCCAGCAAACGCAGAAACAATTCATCCGGTGATGTTACTTAATCAAATGAGACCAGGTACAGTTTATACCGAAATAAACCGACGTGGAAACCCTCCTAATACGTACTTCACTTTAGCCGTTGACATTGACGGGACATCTTACAGTGGTGAag ctaaaaataaaaaagacgCTAAGAAAGCCGCAGCAAAAGCTGCTCTTAAAGGACTTTTTGGTTTGGAATATCCTACCGAAGTTGAAGAATCTAACCAGACGCTAATTCAAGACACTCCTCAATAA
- the LOC123264822 gene encoding mediator of RNA polymerase II transcription subunit 15-like isoform X1, whose amino-acid sequence MFTRSRGPGNQTPNQSKQNYGAGRGTMLNPSYAGQNNTYIQQGNYQQNAAQKTPGNSTNQQFKGAATPQQQQQQQQIRQQQQQQQQPQQQQPNVQSGQNQANQQQVSQPQRLKPILKQTPQPAPAAPVAPVQIPALAEPEAENNEINDEPMPQQTADQPKWKRIKVPGVKVNRKLKRLRMNQRLRKTLMPKNAIMVLNEMKAGVKFHLVENNTVSTSMFLVHAELEGKTYVGQGLSKPLARQNAAENALKSLLLEKMNAAAKKIKFDDVTDGKESVASSQENQNDEQPADDSSVSSVTPMEVSGNEESDDIPWSSLASFALYKLFVEWQNQGSVVPIPRPGLQQPVKAKSEPKPSLEKKLPANAETIHPVMLLNQMRPGTVYTEINRRGNPPNTYFTLAVDIDGTSYSGEAKNKKDAKKAAAKAALKGLFGLEYPTEVEESNQTLIQDTPQ is encoded by the exons TACATTCAACAGGGTAACTATCAACAAAATGCCGCTCAAAAGACACCTGGAAATTCGACCAATCAGCAATTCAAGGGTGCTGCAACTCCAcagcaacaacagcagcagcaacaaaTACGacagcagcaacagcaacagcaacaaccACAACAACAGCAGCCGAATGTTCAATCGGGACAAAATCAAGCAAACCAACAGCAAGTTAGTCAGCCTCAACGCTTGAAGCCGATTCTTAAACAAACTCCTCAACCTGCACCAGCTGCTCCAGTTGCTCCAGTTCAAATACCTGCACTGGCTGAACCAGAAGctgaaaataatgaaattaatgatGAACCCATGCCTCAACAAACTGCCGATCAACCTAAATGGAAACGCATTAAAGTTCCTGGTG tTAAGGTCAACAGAAAATTGAAGCGCTTACGTATGAATCAGCGTCTGAGGAAGACTTTGATGCCCAAGAATGCGATTATGGTATTGAATGAAATGAAGGCTGGTGTTAAATTTCATCTTGTAGAAAATAATACCGTATCAACTTCAATGTTCCTTGTTCATGCTGAG TTGGAAGGTAAAACTTACGTCGGACAGGGTCTCTCAAAACCATTAGCACGTCAGAATGCTGCCGAGAATGCTTTGAAAAGCTTGCttcttgaaaaaatgaatgctgcagctaaaaaaattaaatttgatgatGTTACCGATGGAAAAGAATCTGTTGCTAGTAGCCAAGAGAATCAAAATGATGAGCAACCTGCCGATGATTCTTCCGTAAGTAGTGTAACACCAATGGAAGTATCCGGAAACGAAGAATCTGATGATATTCCATGGAGTTCATTAGCCAGCTTTGCTTTGTACAAATTATTTGTTGAATGGCAAAATCAAGGTTCTGTTGTACCTATACCACGACCTGGATTACAACAACCAGTTAAAGCCAAGTCTGAGCCGAAACCTTCACTGGAAAAAAAGCTTCCAGCAAACGCAGAAACAATTCATCCGGTGATGTTACTTAATCAAATGAGACCAGGTACAGTTTATACCGAAATAAACCGACGTGGAAACCCTCCTAATACGTACTTCACTTTAGCCGTTGACATTGACGGGACATCTTACAGTGGTGAag ctaaaaataaaaaagacgCTAAGAAAGCCGCAGCAAAAGCTGCTCTTAAAGGACTTTTTGGTTTGGAATATCCTACCGAAGTTGAAGAATCTAACCAGACGCTAATTCAAGACACTCCTCAATAA